The Nitratidesulfovibrio sp. SRB-5 genome includes a window with the following:
- a CDS encoding PaaI family thioesterase: MDFKALADLVENGLPFQKLLGIRVAEMEAGRVKLFIPYREELVGDTRRPALHGGVISSLADVCAGFAVWTRCRIDDRIATIDLVIDYLRPASASDLYAEATVKLLGNRVGNAQVVIWSADRPDRHVAEGRGVYNIRRG, translated from the coding sequence ATGGATTTCAAGGCGCTGGCCGATCTGGTGGAAAACGGACTGCCGTTCCAGAAGCTGTTGGGCATTCGGGTGGCCGAGATGGAAGCGGGCCGGGTGAAGCTGTTCATTCCGTACCGCGAGGAACTGGTGGGCGATACCCGGCGGCCCGCCCTGCATGGCGGGGTGATATCATCGCTGGCCGACGTGTGCGCGGGGTTTGCGGTGTGGACCAGGTGCCGCATCGACGACCGTATCGCCACCATCGACCTGGTCATCGACTACCTGCGGCCCGCGTCCGCCAGCGACCTGTACGCCGAGGCCACGGTGAAGCTGCTGGGCAACCGGGTGGGCAACGCGCAGGTGGTCATCTGGTCCGCCGACAGGCCGGACCGGCATGTGGCCGAGGGGCGGGGGGTGTATAACATCAGAAGAGGATGA
- a CDS encoding methyl-accepting chemotaxis protein — MLLPLVALLAFSGSLVMGKRAIVVEMQEVERLAALSVTIGDVVHELQKERGLSSGFLASRGERFGPEMVAQRRGSDSALDRLHARLRVFREENLPLETKAALAKVESGLGGIGGKRREVDALELKPAGIIAAYSATIAALLDVNAVISRASSEPRVLGRIVAYDSLLWAKEYAGRERATLNGVFAQGTLSGDLFRSWLTVLAAQDERLAAFKALAAPEAAALLEERLTGPAVADVARMRALVMTGTQGEALEGDAAEWFKASTARIELLRQVEVGLGDALMQLANRLGQDARWDMLVYVSLAGAALAVTLAVGLLVFVSINAPLRRAVAFAEAVGKGNLDHPLDVRQADEIGTLCNAMTSMVGNLKLKIAEAQTQTQLAAQETEHARTAQAEADEARAEAERARRNGMLQASVRMEGMVRKLSGASEGIAAQVVQSSRGAQAQKDRVAGTALAMEQTNDAVMDVARSAGRASEISHEARQLASDGAGVVRRMVGMVGDVRVQALQLKGDMEILGTNAANIGQVLGVINDIADQTNLLALNAAIEAARAGDAGRGFAVVADEVRKLAEKTMTATKEVAEAVVGIQSATRSNAESVSQTVGSIENATGMAEESARSLERIVDMVTHASDQVRSIAAAAEQQSAASKEISDSLADINSIANDTAKGMEHSTLAVEELASLARALQQMVTEMAAEGRA; from the coding sequence ATGCTGCTTCCGCTGGTGGCGTTGCTGGCGTTTTCCGGATCGCTCGTCATGGGCAAGCGCGCCATAGTGGTCGAAATGCAGGAGGTGGAGCGCCTTGCCGCCCTTTCCGTGACCATTGGCGACGTCGTCCACGAACTGCAGAAGGAGCGGGGTCTTTCATCCGGGTTTCTCGCCAGTCGCGGAGAACGGTTCGGCCCGGAGATGGTCGCCCAACGGCGCGGTTCGGACAGTGCGCTGGACAGGCTGCATGCGCGACTGCGCGTGTTTCGGGAGGAGAACCTTCCTCTGGAAACAAAAGCCGCCCTCGCCAAGGTGGAGAGCGGACTTGGCGGCATCGGCGGCAAGCGTCGCGAAGTGGACGCCCTGGAGCTCAAGCCGGCCGGAATCATCGCGGCGTACTCCGCAACCATAGCCGCGCTGCTGGATGTGAACGCCGTCATTTCGCGCGCCAGTTCCGAGCCGCGCGTACTCGGGCGCATCGTGGCCTATGATTCGCTGTTGTGGGCCAAGGAATACGCGGGGCGCGAACGGGCCACGCTCAATGGCGTGTTCGCCCAGGGAACGCTTTCGGGTGATCTGTTCCGCTCATGGCTGACCGTGCTTGCTGCGCAGGACGAACGGCTTGCCGCATTCAAGGCGCTTGCCGCGCCCGAAGCCGCGGCCCTGCTGGAAGAGCGGCTGACAGGCCCCGCCGTGGCGGATGTCGCCCGGATGCGAGCCCTGGTGATGACCGGGACCCAGGGCGAGGCGCTTGAAGGCGACGCTGCCGAGTGGTTCAAGGCGTCCACGGCGCGCATAGAGCTTTTGCGCCAGGTCGAGGTCGGCCTGGGCGATGCCCTGATGCAACTCGCGAACCGCCTCGGCCAGGACGCCAGGTGGGACATGCTCGTCTACGTGTCGCTGGCCGGTGCGGCGCTGGCCGTCACGTTGGCTGTGGGGCTGCTGGTCTTCGTCTCGATCAATGCGCCCTTGCGCCGCGCGGTGGCCTTTGCCGAAGCCGTGGGCAAGGGCAACCTGGATCATCCCCTGGATGTGCGGCAGGCCGATGAAATAGGCACGTTGTGCAACGCCATGACAAGCATGGTCGGTAACCTGAAGCTCAAGATCGCGGAAGCGCAGACGCAGACCCAGCTGGCGGCCCAGGAGACGGAGCACGCCCGCACGGCGCAAGCTGAAGCGGACGAGGCCCGGGCCGAGGCGGAACGGGCGCGTCGGAACGGCATGTTGCAGGCGTCGGTGCGCATGGAAGGCATGGTGCGCAAGCTCTCCGGCGCGTCCGAGGGCATCGCGGCCCAGGTTGTGCAGTCCAGCAGGGGGGCCCAGGCGCAAAAAGACCGTGTTGCCGGTACGGCGCTGGCCATGGAGCAGACCAACGATGCGGTCATGGATGTGGCCCGGAGCGCCGGACGAGCTTCGGAAATATCGCACGAGGCCCGGCAACTGGCCAGCGACGGGGCCGGTGTTGTCCGCAGGATGGTGGGCATGGTGGGCGACGTGCGCGTGCAGGCGTTGCAGCTCAAGGGTGATATGGAAATCCTCGGCACGAACGCCGCCAACATCGGGCAGGTGCTCGGCGTCATCAACGATATCGCGGATCAGACGAACCTGCTGGCGCTGAACGCAGCCATCGAGGCCGCCCGTGCAGGCGATGCGGGGCGCGGCTTTGCCGTGGTTGCGGACGAGGTGCGCAAGCTGGCGGAAAAGACCATGACCGCCACGAAGGAAGTGGCCGAGGCAGTGGTCGGCATACAGAGCGCCACGCGGTCCAATGCGGAAAGCGTTTCACAGACCGTGGGCAGCATAGAAAACGCCACGGGCATGGCCGAGGAGTCGGCGCGGTCGCTTGAGCGGATCGTGGACATGGTGACCCACGCCAGCGACCAGGTGCGGTCCATTGCCGCCGCGGCGGAACAGCAATCCGCCGCAAGCAAGGAGATCAGCGATTCCCTGGCCGACATCAACTCCATAGCCAACGACACCGCCAAGGGAATGGAGCATTCGACGTTGGCCGTGGAGGAGCTTGCTTCGCTCGCCAGGGCCTTGCAACAGATGGTGACCGAGATGGCGGCGGAGGGGCGGGCCTAA
- a CDS encoding DsrE family protein — MQILIVLSSADPEIRWNTFRFGNFLLEKGEEVTIFLNGPAADYAAGDGPSFPIRDLARLFSLSEGVLAAUGKCQDIHGVDADDTVARGNQQFLYDEMLKADRVLNF, encoded by the coding sequence ATGCAAATACTGATCGTCCTTTCCAGCGCAGACCCGGAAATCCGCTGGAACACCTTCCGCTTCGGCAACTTCCTGCTCGAAAAGGGCGAGGAAGTGACCATCTTCCTCAACGGTCCGGCAGCGGATTACGCGGCGGGCGATGGCCCCTCGTTCCCCATCCGCGACCTGGCCCGGCTGTTCTCACTCAGCGAGGGTGTGCTGGCCGCCTGAGGCAAGTGCCAGGACATCCACGGCGTGGATGCTGACGATACGGTGGCCCGAGGCAACCAGCAGTTTCTGTACGACGAGATGCTGAAGGCAGACAGGGTGCTGAACTTCTGA
- a CDS encoding TIGR03905 family TSCPD domain-containing protein, with protein MHVHVPNGVCSKQIQFDVRDGMLRDVRFAGGCPGNLEALGRLLDGMPVQDAIDKLVGITCGNKPTSCPDQLAKALSDLREGRPLAAPSHAVGFGLKPLNPFG; from the coding sequence ATGCATGTTCATGTTCCCAACGGTGTTTGCAGCAAGCAGATCCAGTTCGATGTGCGCGACGGCATGCTGCGCGACGTGCGTTTTGCCGGGGGCTGTCCCGGCAACCTCGAAGCCCTTGGCCGCCTGCTTGATGGCATGCCGGTGCAGGACGCCATCGACAAACTGGTCGGCATCACCTGCGGCAACAAGCCCACCTCCTGTCCCGACCAACTGGCCAAGGCCCTGTCCGATCTGCGCGAAGGACGCCCCCTGGCCGCTCCGTCGCATGCCGTGGGTTTTGGGCTGAAGCCGTTGAATCCCTTCGGCTAG
- a CDS encoding sodium:calcium antiporter, whose product MKSVFRDWYPFLLAILATLPGLAMRALHPDISPLVMVGLTGGAILASSFMLMWACEVAQLDIPQTLALAVVALIAVLPEYAVDMYFTWMAGQHPESDYAHYAIANMTGANRLLIGVGWSAIVLVCWMRFRSAVVVENERRTDLVFLAMATAYAFFIPIKGSLAWYDGVILVSIYAWYIWIVSRRPCTEFEAEGPAETLAKLSRGRRRLATLSLFLYAAVVILADAELFSESLVASGKVLGINEFLLVQWLAPIASEAPEFIVSLMFALRGHASIALGSLISSKLNQWTLLVGMIPGVYAASSGSVNPPIPMDSHQMNEILLTAAQSLFAICLLLRMRIGIRGALLLFGLFLAQFISPFIQAPIEAAMGLPHIPDRLHIWFSLVYVVLAGGMLLLRPRSLLDLRYGFRV is encoded by the coding sequence GTGAAAAGTGTTTTTCGTGACTGGTATCCCTTCCTGCTGGCCATACTGGCCACGCTGCCGGGCCTTGCCATGCGGGCCCTGCACCCCGATATCAGCCCTCTGGTCATGGTCGGCCTGACCGGCGGGGCTATTCTGGCGTCGTCGTTCATGCTGATGTGGGCGTGCGAAGTTGCCCAGCTGGACATCCCCCAGACGCTGGCGCTGGCCGTGGTGGCGCTCATTGCCGTGCTGCCCGAATATGCCGTGGACATGTACTTTACCTGGATGGCCGGGCAGCACCCCGAAAGTGACTATGCCCATTACGCCATCGCCAACATGACCGGGGCCAACCGCCTGCTCATCGGCGTGGGCTGGAGCGCCATCGTGCTGGTGTGCTGGATGCGCTTTCGCAGCGCGGTGGTGGTGGAAAACGAACGCCGCACCGACCTGGTGTTCCTGGCCATGGCCACGGCCTATGCGTTCTTCATTCCCATCAAGGGTTCGCTGGCGTGGTACGATGGCGTGATTCTGGTTTCCATCTACGCCTGGTACATCTGGATCGTTTCGCGCAGGCCCTGCACCGAATTCGAGGCCGAAGGCCCGGCAGAAACGCTGGCCAAACTGTCCAGGGGGCGTCGCCGTCTGGCCACCCTGTCGCTGTTCCTGTACGCCGCCGTGGTGATCCTGGCCGACGCGGAACTGTTCAGCGAAAGCCTGGTGGCTTCCGGCAAGGTGCTGGGCATCAACGAATTCCTGCTGGTGCAGTGGCTTGCGCCCATCGCCTCCGAGGCGCCCGAATTCATCGTGTCGCTGATGTTCGCCTTGCGCGGGCATGCCAGCATCGCGCTGGGCAGCCTGATTTCGTCCAAGCTGAACCAGTGGACCCTGCTGGTGGGCATGATTCCCGGCGTGTACGCGGCCTCGTCCGGCTCCGTGAACCCGCCCATTCCCATGGATTCGCACCAGATGAACGAAATACTGCTGACGGCGGCGCAGTCGCTGTTCGCCATCTGCCTGCTGCTGCGCATGCGCATCGGCATACGCGGGGCGCTGCTGCTGTTCGGCCTGTTCCTGGCGCAGTTCATCTCGCCGTTCATCCAGGCGCCGATAGAGGCGGCCATGGGCCTGCCGCACATTCCCGACCGGCTGCACATCTGGTTCAGCCTTGTGTACGTGGTGCTGGCGGGCGGCATGCTGCTGCTGCGACCGCGCAGCCTGCTGGACCTGCGTTACGGTTTTCGCGTGTAG
- a CDS encoding RsiV family protein has product MLLTAMLAAVLFAAALWAVPVRAAEPGAGRDDEASITLREDDFDIDVRYPRLGQPAVDDDLARWAAHIVAAFRQGLAEPEIGGEPVNGTRDPNGRHFVNELKVTHDVTRASARAATVTFSIWTYTGGAHGNLDIITQSYDMASGARLAPEDIFADTEGALALLAPYCYEALAETLGEDRAEDMLRGGTSPDADNYASLALTPDGVRVHFSPYQVAPWSAGPQRVDVPLGVLIDAGPRLELWGVTR; this is encoded by the coding sequence ATGCTCCTGACGGCCATGCTCGCGGCGGTACTGTTCGCGGCGGCGCTGTGGGCAGTTCCTGTGCGGGCCGCCGAACCCGGTGCGGGGCGCGACGACGAAGCCTCCATCACCCTGCGCGAGGATGATTTCGACATCGACGTGCGCTATCCCCGCCTGGGGCAGCCTGCCGTGGACGACGACCTGGCCCGCTGGGCCGCGCACATCGTGGCCGCGTTCCGGCAAGGGCTGGCCGAGCCCGAAATCGGGGGCGAGCCGGTGAACGGCACGCGCGACCCCAACGGTCGCCACTTCGTCAACGAACTGAAGGTGACGCATGACGTCACCCGCGCCTCGGCCCGGGCGGCCACGGTCACCTTCAGCATCTGGACCTACACCGGGGGCGCGCACGGCAATCTGGACATCATCACCCAGAGCTACGACATGGCTTCCGGCGCGCGCCTTGCCCCGGAGGACATCTTTGCGGATACCGAGGGCGCGCTGGCCCTGCTGGCCCCGTACTGTTACGAGGCGCTGGCCGAAACCCTGGGTGAAGACCGGGCCGAGGACATGCTGCGCGGCGGCACCAGCCCGGATGCGGACAACTACGCCAGCCTTGCGCTGACACCGGACGGGGTGCGGGTGCATTTTTCGCCGTACCAGGTGGCGCCGTGGTCTGCCGGGCCGCAGCGGGTGGACGTGCCGCTGGGGGTATTGATAGACGCCGGGCCGCGACTGGAGTTGTGGGGCGTCACCCGCTAG
- a CDS encoding PA2779 family protein has protein sequence MYMLLNWRALRHIAMVMVAVMGLLSFVPRVEAAFVPNAGIVAGEQRSSDIGTVQKALENKMVSERLQALGYSSAEVEQRLSMLSDAELHDLAKKIDNLTHGGDGFGFVIAILVVILLVVLILHFADRRVVVQ, from the coding sequence ATGTACATGCTTCTGAACTGGCGCGCCCTGCGTCACATCGCCATGGTCATGGTGGCCGTCATGGGCCTGCTCAGCTTCGTGCCCCGCGTGGAAGCCGCCTTCGTTCCCAACGCCGGCATCGTGGCCGGGGAACAGCGCTCCAGCGACATCGGCACCGTGCAGAAGGCCCTGGAAAACAAGATGGTTTCCGAGCGCCTGCAAGCTCTTGGCTACTCTTCCGCCGAAGTGGAACAGCGCCTGTCCATGCTGTCCGACGCCGAACTGCACGACCTGGCCAAGAAGATCGACAACCTGACCCACGGCGGCGACGGCTTCGGCTTCGTCATTGCCATCCTTGTCGTCATCCTGCTGGTGGTGCTGATCCTGCACTTCGCCGACCGCCGCGTGGTCGTCCAGTAG
- a CDS encoding C39 family peptidase: MCAALACAGCVRGPGSLAPDPARPAAERIIPDVPFFAQEQYQCGPASLAGVLRHMGLTGAQATPDGIAEAIFRPGMHGTLSLDLALYPRTLGLSSRWYDGSVADLMAAVDSGQPRIVMVDHGYGLVSTYHFMVVVGYAPDAVIVNSDRTPLQRLPWASFLRTWDRTDRWTLEVRRQEPGPAPAP; the protein is encoded by the coding sequence TTGTGTGCAGCGCTGGCCTGCGCGGGCTGCGTGCGCGGCCCCGGCAGCCTTGCGCCGGACCCCGCCCGACCCGCCGCCGAGCGGATCATCCCCGACGTGCCGTTCTTTGCGCAGGAACAATACCAGTGCGGCCCCGCTTCGCTGGCCGGGGTGCTGCGCCACATGGGGCTGACGGGCGCCCAGGCCACCCCGGACGGCATTGCCGAGGCCATCTTTCGCCCCGGCATGCACGGCACGCTTTCGCTGGACCTTGCCCTGTACCCGCGCACCCTCGGGCTTTCCAGCCGCTGGTACGACGGTTCCGTGGCCGACCTGATGGCCGCCGTGGATTCCGGCCAGCCGCGCATCGTCATGGTGGACCATGGCTATGGGCTGGTGAGCACCTATCATTTCATGGTGGTGGTGGGCTACGCGCCCGACGCGGTCATCGTGAATTCCGACCGCACCCCCCTGCAACGGCTGCCGTGGGCTTCGTTTTTGCGCACCTGGGACCGCACCGACCGCTGGACTTTGGAGGTCCGGCGGCAGGAGCCGGGCCCCGCGCCCGCCCCGTAG
- a CDS encoding tetratricopeptide repeat protein, whose product MPDTTPLAVTPVSASASLRPARSVGMPRPMFRCMSRPVSGAVLPCLLLTLLLTGCALPRIGIYQDPLSGPEHLELGRAYEQKGELDLARREYAEAVRDDVPQAHLFLANLLFQKGELEEAESHYRKAIRTLPEAESAPARNNLAWLLLTRGERLEEAQRLAEEAVRLADDAHRQSFEDTLNQVKAARNK is encoded by the coding sequence ATGCCGGACACCACGCCCCTTGCCGTCACCCCTGTTTCCGCTTCAGCCAGCCTGCGGCCCGCCCGATCTGTCGGCATGCCGCGCCCCATGTTCCGCTGCATGTCACGCCCCGTATCGGGCGCCGTCCTGCCGTGCCTGCTGCTGACCCTGCTGCTGACCGGATGCGCCCTGCCGCGCATCGGCATCTATCAGGATCCGTTGTCCGGTCCGGAACACCTGGAACTGGGCCGCGCCTACGAGCAGAAGGGCGAGCTGGATCTGGCCCGGCGCGAATACGCCGAAGCCGTGCGCGACGACGTGCCCCAGGCCCACCTGTTCCTGGCCAACCTGCTGTTCCAGAAGGGCGAGTTGGAAGAGGCGGAAAGCCACTACCGCAAGGCCATCCGCACCCTGCCCGAGGCGGAATCCGCCCCGGCGCGCAACAATCTGGCCTGGCTGCTGCTCACGCGCGGTGAGCGGCTGGAGGAAGCGCAACGCCTGGCCGAAGAGGCCGTGCGCCTTGCCGACGACGCCCACCGCCAGAGCTTCGAGGACACCCTGAACCAGGTGAAGGCCGCGCGAAACAAGTAG
- a CDS encoding cache domain-containing protein has protein sequence MTGLGIRGKLLASYMLVFLVLLLCGGAGAYIYARNAVEQAVEERLHAATQSILGTVRVGADLAVRNYLRAASEKARDVVALEYERYRSGAITEAQAKANAAAILLRMSIARSGYIYCLTSNATLAVHPVPSLLGRDLSEFEFVRDQSRLHEGFMQYEWRNPGETHARPKALHMTWFQPWDWIISASAYREEFRNLLDVTMLRDAVLSHRVGDTGYAYIMTGAGELLVHPVMEPGDIADARDDTGRRFVREMLQKRSGRIVYSWRNPGEGHYREKIVVYAYLADYDWIVAASGYTDEIYAPLDRMRRLALVWLLAATGVVALASLYASAGITGPLRRLTERVRVGAGGDLSVRIVPETHDEIGDLANYFNRLMGNLEGHSLRMGQLVEARTAELTRLNADYLGELERRAASEEEARSRLAFLQALMNAIPNPIYYRDFTGRFVDCNDSFARMVLGCAREDVRGRPPGDFPDVYPADVAGAVLRDDDELRHVGGTRFGEQTLRCADGATHHFSVAKTVFAGGTAGEGGIIGVLTDLTARRRAEDARRLLEQAVENFSGALLILDGEGSIRYANPAFAAITGWPRTDAVDRRLADLGAAGGGGGVAAGSDAGTAGDGSGDAGFAALLAARAQGRAWSGQTRLRRGDGKPFDAECRLAPLRDAAGAVTHFVCTIEDVSERLLLQARLSQVQ, from the coding sequence ATGACGGGTCTGGGCATTCGCGGCAAACTGCTTGCCAGCTACATGTTGGTATTCCTCGTGCTGCTGCTGTGCGGCGGCGCCGGTGCGTACATATATGCCCGCAATGCCGTGGAACAGGCCGTCGAAGAGCGGCTGCACGCGGCCACCCAGTCCATTCTGGGCACCGTGCGCGTGGGGGCGGACCTTGCGGTGCGCAACTACCTGCGTGCCGCTTCGGAAAAGGCCCGCGACGTGGTGGCGCTGGAATACGAACGCTACCGTTCAGGCGCCATCACCGAGGCGCAGGCCAAGGCCAATGCCGCCGCCATCCTGCTGCGCATGAGCATAGCCCGGTCAGGCTACATCTATTGCCTTACCTCCAACGCCACCCTGGCGGTGCACCCGGTGCCGTCACTGCTGGGGCGCGATCTTTCGGAGTTCGAGTTCGTGCGGGACCAGTCGCGCCTGCACGAAGGCTTCATGCAGTACGAATGGCGCAACCCCGGCGAAACGCACGCCCGCCCCAAGGCGCTGCACATGACCTGGTTCCAGCCGTGGGACTGGATCATTTCCGCCTCTGCCTACCGCGAGGAATTCCGCAACCTGCTGGACGTCACCATGCTGCGCGATGCCGTGCTCTCGCACCGGGTGGGCGATACCGGCTATGCCTACATCATGACCGGTGCGGGCGAACTGCTGGTGCACCCGGTGATGGAGCCGGGCGACATCGCCGACGCGCGCGACGACACGGGCCGCCGCTTCGTGCGCGAGATGCTGCAAAAGCGGTCGGGCCGCATCGTCTACTCCTGGCGCAACCCCGGCGAAGGCCACTACCGCGAGAAGATCGTGGTCTACGCCTATCTTGCGGACTACGACTGGATCGTGGCCGCATCCGGGTATACCGACGAGATTTACGCCCCCCTCGACCGCATGCGCCGCCTTGCCCTCGTGTGGCTGCTGGCGGCCACCGGGGTGGTGGCGCTGGCCAGCCTGTACGCCAGCGCGGGCATCACCGGGCCGTTGCGGCGGCTGACCGAGCGGGTGCGCGTGGGCGCCGGGGGCGACCTTTCGGTGCGCATAGTGCCGGAAACGCATGATGAAATTGGTGATCTTGCCAACTATTTCAACAGGCTGATGGGCAACCTGGAAGGGCACAGCCTGCGCATGGGCCAACTGGTGGAGGCGCGCACGGCGGAACTGACCCGCCTCAACGCCGACTACCTGGGCGAACTGGAACGCCGCGCCGCCTCGGAAGAAGAGGCCCGCAGCCGCCTGGCCTTTTTGCAGGCGCTGATGAATGCCATTCCCAACCCCATCTACTACCGCGATTTCACGGGCCGCTTCGTGGACTGCAACGACAGCTTCGCGCGGATGGTGCTGGGCTGCGCGCGAGAAGACGTGCGCGGTCGTCCGCCGGGCGACTTTCCCGACGTGTACCCGGCGGACGTGGCCGGTGCCGTGCTGCGCGACGACGACGAACTGCGCCATGTGGGCGGCACCCGCTTTGGCGAGCAGACCCTGCGCTGCGCCGACGGGGCCACGCACCATTTCAGCGTGGCCAAGACCGTGTTTGCCGGAGGCACGGCGGGCGAGGGCGGCATCATCGGTGTGCTCACCGACCTTACGGCGCGTCGCCGGGCCGAAGACGCGCGGCGCCTGCTGGAGCAGGCGGTGGAGAATTTTTCCGGTGCCTTGCTGATTCTGGATGGCGAGGGTTCCATCCGGTATGCCAACCCGGCCTTTGCGGCCATTACCGGCTGGCCCCGCACCGACGCGGTGGACCGTCGCCTTGCGGACCTTGGTGCCGCAGGTGGGGGGGGCGGTGTAGCCGCCGGGAGTGATGCCGGGACGGCTGGCGACGGCAGTGGGGACGCCGGGTTTGCCGCATTGCTGGCGGCCCGTGCCCAGGGCAGGGCGTGGAGCGGGCAAACCCGGCTGCGGCGCGGCGACGGCAAGCCATTTGACGCGGAATGCCGCCTGGCTCCTTTGCGCGACGCCGCTGGCGCGGTGACCCACTTCGTGTGCACCATCGAGGACGTCAGCGAGCGGCTGCTGTTGCAGGCCCGGCTGTCGCAGGTCCAGTAG
- a CDS encoding substrate-binding periplasmic protein produces the protein MRLTACLVACLLLSLPLAAVAAQASELPADSLPAGQFAAPQARQAPVGAGPGGPPDASGLVFVTQQFPPFNYLERDGDTERVAGPVAEIISMACERMGVGCTFRLLPWARAQQEVRNGNADGIFTIGFVSDRQQWLHFCPPLLRAEYGFFVRTENPLRYVTPRDVSGYRVGVYGPSLTANILDQLARQVPMTVDVATDNDAGFLKLAQGRIDAVFSNRENGLATIALLRIANLRYAGWHNRVDYTVAFSRRTAPEVVEAFETALRMLHREGELQRCLARYGLQSAYPDVQGGKGR, from the coding sequence GTGCGCCTGACGGCATGCCTTGTCGCCTGCCTGCTCCTGTCGTTGCCGCTGGCGGCGGTGGCCGCACAGGCGAGCGAGCTTCCGGCAGACTCGCTTCCGGCGGGCCAGTTTGCGGCGCCCCAGGCACGACAGGCCCCCGTGGGGGCGGGGCCGGGCGGACCGCCTGATGCCTCCGGGCTGGTCTTCGTCACCCAGCAGTTTCCGCCGTTCAATTACCTGGAGCGCGACGGCGACACGGAGCGCGTGGCCGGACCCGTGGCCGAGATCATCAGCATGGCCTGCGAGCGCATGGGCGTGGGCTGCACCTTCCGTTTGCTGCCCTGGGCGCGCGCGCAGCAGGAGGTGCGCAACGGCAACGCGGACGGCATCTTCACCATCGGGTTTGTGTCGGATCGCCAGCAGTGGCTGCATTTTTGCCCGCCGTTGTTGCGCGCCGAATACGGCTTTTTCGTGCGCACGGAAAATCCCCTGCGCTACGTCACCCCCCGCGACGTGTCTGGTTACCGGGTGGGGGTGTACGGCCCTTCGCTGACGGCGAACATCCTGGACCAGTTGGCGCGACAGGTGCCCATGACGGTGGACGTGGCGACCGATAATGATGCCGGGTTCCTCAAACTGGCACAGGGCCGCATCGACGCGGTGTTCTCCAACCGCGAGAACGGCCTTGCCACCATCGCGCTGCTGCGCATCGCCAACCTGCGCTACGCGGGCTGGCACAACCGGGTGGACTATACGGTGGCCTTTTCGCGCCGCACCGCGCCGGAAGTGGTGGAAGCCTTCGAGACCGCGTTGCGCATGCTGCACCGGGAGGGGGAGCTGCAACGGTGCCTTGCCCGGTACGGATTGCAATCCGCCTATCCCGATGTGCAGGGCGGCAAGGGCCGGTAG